One window of Erwinia aphidicola genomic DNA carries:
- the ilvI gene encoding acetolactate synthase 3 large subunit, translating into MEMLSGAEMVVRSLIDQGVKHVFGYPGGAVLDIYDALQTVGGVDHILVRHEQGAVHMADGYARATGDVGVVLVTSGPGATNAITGIATAYMDSIPMVVLSGQVMSSLIGYDAFQECDMVGISRPVVKHSFMVKRVEDIPTIMKKAFWLAASGRPGPVVVDLPKDMMNPANKLPYVWPDEVSMRSYNPTTQGHKGQIKRALQTLLAAKKPVIYAGGGVINAACHEELLTLAEKLNVPVTTSLMGLGAFPGTHRQCVGMLGMHGTYEANMTMHHSDVIFAVGVRFDDRTTNNLAKYCPNATVLHIDIDPTSISKTVAADVPIVGDAKQVLQQMLELLGQSDVQQNYDSVRDWWQSIEQWRSRQCLEFDRTSDKIKPQAVIETICRLTKGEAYVTSDVGQHQMFAALYYQFDKPRRWINSGGLGTMGFGLPAALGVKLALPQETVVCVTGDGSIQMNIQELSTALQYGIPVLVLNLNNRFLGMVKQWQDMIYSGRHSQSYMESLPDFVRLAEAYGHVGISINRPDELESKLTEALEQLGKERLVFVDVNVDGTEHVYPMHIRGGGMDEMWLSKTERT; encoded by the coding sequence ATGGAGATGTTGTCAGGAGCCGAGATGGTGGTCCGATCGTTAATCGATCAGGGCGTAAAACATGTATTCGGCTATCCCGGTGGAGCGGTCCTCGATATCTATGACGCTCTGCAAACCGTCGGCGGCGTAGATCACATCCTGGTCCGTCACGAACAGGGCGCTGTGCATATGGCGGATGGTTACGCCCGTGCCACCGGTGATGTCGGCGTGGTGCTGGTCACCTCCGGTCCCGGTGCCACCAATGCCATTACTGGTATTGCCACGGCCTATATGGACTCGATCCCGATGGTGGTGCTCTCCGGTCAGGTGATGTCCTCGCTTATCGGTTATGACGCCTTCCAGGAGTGCGACATGGTCGGGATCTCCCGTCCTGTGGTGAAACACAGCTTTATGGTGAAGCGGGTTGAAGATATCCCGACCATCATGAAGAAAGCTTTCTGGCTGGCTGCCAGCGGTCGTCCTGGCCCGGTGGTGGTTGACCTGCCAAAAGATATGATGAACCCGGCGAACAAACTGCCTTACGTCTGGCCGGATGAAGTGAGCATGCGCTCTTACAATCCGACGACGCAGGGTCACAAAGGTCAGATTAAGCGCGCATTGCAGACGCTGCTGGCGGCGAAAAAGCCGGTGATCTATGCCGGTGGTGGTGTGATTAATGCAGCCTGCCACGAAGAGCTGCTGACGCTTGCCGAGAAACTGAATGTTCCGGTGACCACCTCGCTGATGGGGCTGGGCGCCTTCCCGGGCACGCACCGTCAGTGCGTGGGGATGCTCGGCATGCACGGCACCTATGAAGCCAATATGACGATGCATCACTCCGATGTGATCTTCGCCGTTGGCGTGCGCTTCGATGACCGTACCACCAACAATCTGGCAAAATACTGCCCGAATGCCACCGTGCTGCACATCGATATCGACCCAACATCGATCTCGAAAACCGTGGCCGCCGATGTGCCGATCGTGGGTGATGCGAAGCAGGTGCTGCAACAGATGCTGGAGCTGCTGGGCCAGAGCGACGTGCAGCAGAATTATGACAGCGTGCGCGACTGGTGGCAGAGCATTGAGCAGTGGCGTTCCCGTCAGTGCCTGGAGTTCGACCGCACCAGCGATAAGATTAAGCCGCAGGCGGTAATCGAAACCATCTGCCGTCTGACCAAAGGTGAAGCCTATGTCACCTCTGACGTGGGTCAGCACCAAATGTTTGCCGCGCTTTACTATCAGTTCGACAAGCCGCGCCGTTGGATCAACTCCGGCGGTCTCGGCACCATGGGCTTCGGCCTGCCGGCTGCGCTGGGCGTGAAGCTGGCGCTGCCGCAAGAAACCGTGGTCTGTGTGACCGGTGACGGCAGTATTCAGATGAATATTCAGGAGCTGTCTACCGCGCTGCAGTACGGCATTCCGGTGCTGGTGCTGAACCTCAACAACCGTTTCCTCGGCATGGTGAAGCAGTGGCAGGATATGATCTACTCCGGTCGCCATTCACAATCTTATATGGAATCACTGCCTGACTTCGTGCGCCTGGCGGAAGCCTATGGCCATGTTGGTATCTCGATCAATCGCCCTGACGAGCTGGAATCGAAGCTGACAGAAGCACTGGAACAGTTAGGCAAAGAGCGCCTGGTGTTTGTTGACGTCAACGTTGATGGCACCGAGCACGTCTACCCGATGCATATTCGCGGTGGCGGTATGGACGAAATGTGGCTGAGCAAAACGGAGAGGACTTAA
- the ilvN gene encoding acetolactate synthase small subunit has protein sequence MRRVLSVLLENESGALSRVVGLFSQRGYNIESLTVAPTDDPTLSRMTIQTVGDEKVIEQIEKQLHKLVDVLRVSELGQGAFVEREIMLVKIQASGYGREEVKRSAEIFRGQIVDVTPSLYTVQLAGTSDKLDAFLSTVREVAEIVEVARSGIVGVSRGDRIMR, from the coding sequence ATGCGTCGTGTATTATCGGTTCTGCTGGAAAACGAATCCGGCGCATTGTCCCGCGTGGTGGGTCTGTTCTCCCAGCGTGGCTACAACATTGAAAGCCTGACCGTGGCGCCAACGGACGACCCGACGCTGTCACGCATGACCATTCAGACCGTCGGTGACGAGAAGGTGATTGAGCAGATCGAAAAGCAGCTGCACAAGCTGGTGGACGTGCTGCGCGTCAGTGAGCTGGGCCAGGGCGCTTTCGTCGAGCGTGAGATCATGCTGGTGAAGATTCAGGCCAGCGGCTACGGTCGCGAAGAGGTGAAACGCTCGGCGGAGATCTTCCGTGGGCAGATCGTTGACGTTACGCCATCGCTTTACACGGTTCAGCTTGCGGGCACCAGCGATAAGCTGGATGCCTTCCTCAGCACCGTGCGCGAAGTGGCGGAAATCGTTGAAGTTGCGCGCTCCGGCATTGTTGGCGTGTCGCGCGGCGATCGTATCATGCGGTAA
- the cra gene encoding catabolite repressor/activator: MKLDEIARLAGVSRTTASYVINGKAKQYRVSDKTVEKVMAVVREHNYHPNAVAAGLRAGRTRSIGLVIPDLENTSYTRIANYLERQARQRGYQLLIACSEDQPDNEMRCVEHLLQRQVDAIIVSTSLPPEHPFYQRWVNDPLPIIALDRALDREHFTSVVGADQDDAEALGAELRKLPAKSVLFLGALPELSVSFLRELGFRDAWKGDERPIDFIYANSFERSAAAALFENYLDTHEMPEALFTTSFGLLQGVMDVTLKREGRLPQDLAIATFGDHELLDFLECPVLAVGQRHRDVAERVLELVLASLDEPRKPKPGLTRIRRNLYRRGRLNRKAN; the protein is encoded by the coding sequence GTGAAACTGGATGAAATTGCGCGCCTCGCGGGTGTTTCGCGCACGACGGCCAGCTATGTGATTAATGGCAAGGCTAAGCAGTATCGTGTCAGCGATAAAACCGTCGAGAAAGTGATGGCGGTGGTGCGTGAACATAATTACCACCCTAACGCGGTAGCGGCAGGGCTTCGCGCCGGTCGTACGCGCTCAATAGGGCTGGTGATCCCCGATTTGGAAAATACCAGCTACACCCGAATTGCTAACTATCTGGAACGCCAGGCGCGCCAGCGCGGCTATCAGCTGCTGATCGCCTGTTCAGAAGATCAGCCCGATAACGAAATGCGCTGCGTTGAGCATCTGCTACAGCGCCAGGTCGATGCAATTATCGTCTCGACCTCACTGCCGCCGGAACATCCGTTTTATCAGCGCTGGGTCAATGATCCGCTGCCGATCATTGCGCTGGACCGGGCGCTGGATCGTGAGCACTTCACCAGCGTGGTCGGTGCCGATCAGGACGATGCAGAAGCGCTCGGTGCTGAACTGCGTAAGCTGCCGGCGAAATCGGTGCTGTTCCTTGGCGCGCTGCCGGAGCTGTCCGTCAGCTTCCTGCGCGAGCTGGGCTTCCGCGATGCGTGGAAGGGCGATGAACGACCGATCGACTTTATCTATGCCAACAGCTTTGAGCGCAGCGCAGCGGCGGCCCTGTTCGAAAATTATCTCGACACCCACGAGATGCCGGAAGCACTGTTCACCACCTCTTTCGGCCTGCTGCAGGGCGTGATGGACGTGACGCTGAAACGTGAAGGGCGTTTACCACAGGACCTGGCGATTGCCACCTTTGGCGACCACGAACTGCTGGATTTCCTTGAGTGCCCGGTGCTGGCAGTGGGCCAGCGTCATCGCGATGTGGCAGAGCGCGTGCTGGAACTGGTGCTGGCCAGTCTTGATGAGCCGCGCAAGCCAAAGCCGGGGCTGACGCGTATTCGCCGTAATCTTTATCGCCGTGGGCGTCTGAACCGCAAAGCAAACTAA